One Deinococcus aerolatus genomic window carries:
- a CDS encoding glycine C-acetyltransferase: MSTTLSERLSAELAGLRDSGLLIRPRVLDGANRARMRVDGREVVNLASNNYLGFADHPRLKERAAAYLREWGVGAGAVRTIAGTLRIHEELEEQLAAFKHTGSALVLHSGFTTNQGVLGALLKEGDLVVSDELNHASIIDGLRLTKATKKVYKHSDPTDLERILKENETGGLKLVVTDGVFSMDGDLAPLDKLIEVARRYGAVTYVDDAHGSGVMGEDGRGTVHHFGFEQADDVIQVGTLSKAWGGVGGYAAGHADLRELLINRARPYLFSTAQPPAVVGGLVAAIEEVQRDPSLMRRLWDNTHYFKAELGRLGFDTMGSVTPITPVVFGEAEAAFEASRLLFEEGVFAVGLGFPTVPRGSARIRNIVTAEHTRDDLDQALSAYEKVGRRLKVAGV, from the coding sequence ATGTCAACCACTTTGTCGGAGCGCCTGAGCGCCGAACTTGCCGGACTGCGGGACAGCGGGCTGCTGATCAGGCCGCGGGTGCTGGACGGGGCCAACCGTGCCCGGATGCGGGTGGACGGGCGCGAGGTGGTGAACCTGGCGAGCAACAACTACCTGGGCTTTGCCGATCACCCGCGCCTGAAGGAAAGGGCCGCCGCCTACCTGCGCGAGTGGGGCGTCGGGGCTGGGGCGGTGCGGACCATCGCCGGGACCCTGCGAATTCATGAGGAACTGGAAGAACAGCTGGCCGCCTTCAAGCACACCGGCAGCGCGCTGGTGCTGCACAGCGGCTTTACCACCAACCAGGGGGTGCTGGGCGCACTGCTCAAGGAGGGTGATCTGGTCGTCAGCGACGAGCTGAACCACGCCAGCATCATCGACGGGCTGCGGCTGACCAAGGCCACCAAGAAGGTCTACAAACACTCGGACCCCACTGATCTGGAACGCATTCTGAAGGAGAACGAGACCGGCGGCCTGAAGCTGGTGGTCACCGATGGCGTGTTCAGCATGGACGGAGATCTGGCCCCGCTGGACAAACTGATCGAGGTGGCCCGCAGATACGGCGCAGTGACCTATGTGGACGACGCCCACGGCAGCGGCGTGATGGGCGAGGACGGGCGCGGTACGGTGCATCACTTCGGCTTCGAGCAGGCCGACGATGTGATTCAGGTGGGCACGCTGAGCAAGGCCTGGGGAGGTGTGGGAGGCTACGCCGCGGGGCACGCGGACCTGCGCGAGCTGTTGATCAACCGCGCCCGTCCCTACCTGTTCTCCACCGCGCAGCCTCCGGCGGTGGTGGGTGGTCTGGTGGCTGCGATCGAGGAGGTGCAACGCGATCCGTCATTGATGCGTCGGCTGTGGGACAACACCCATTACTTCAAGGCCGAACTGGGCCGGCTGGGCTTTGACACCATGGGCAGTGTCACGCCCATCACGCCCGTCGTGTTCGGCGAGGCCGAGGCCGCCTTCGAGGCCAGCCGACTGCTGTTCGAGGAAGGCGTCTTTGCTGTGGGCCTGGGCTTTCCCACCGTGCCGCGCGGCAGCGCCCGCATCCGCAACATTGTGACCGCCGAGCATACCCGCGACGATCTGGATCAGGCGCTGTCGGCCTACGAGAAGGTGGGCCGCCGGCTGAAGGTGGCCGGGGTCTGA
- a CDS encoding GNAT family N-acetyltransferase, whose protein sequence is MREWPDLAALGQLRAAAWGGKDDGQWWHPVLERSLTWVTAFDGETLVGFVNVAWDGGVHAFLLDTTVHPDWGRRGIGTALVRRAEAAAREHGGLEWLHVDYEAPLADFYAGCGFISTPAGLRRLG, encoded by the coding sequence GTGCGCGAATGGCCCGATCTGGCTGCGCTGGGGCAATTGCGAGCGGCGGCGTGGGGCGGGAAAGATGACGGGCAGTGGTGGCACCCGGTCCTTGAACGCAGCCTGACCTGGGTCACGGCTTTCGACGGCGAAACGCTGGTGGGCTTCGTGAATGTCGCCTGGGACGGTGGCGTGCATGCGTTCCTGCTGGACACCACCGTTCACCCGGACTGGGGGCGACGCGGCATCGGCACCGCGCTGGTGCGGCGGGCAGAGGCGGCGGCGCGTGAACACGGCGGGCTGGAATGGTTGCATGTGGATTACGAGGCCCCCCTGGCTGACTTTTATGCGGGCTGCGGCTTCATCTCCACGCCAGCGGGCCTGCGGAGACTGGGCTGA
- the ubiE gene encoding bifunctional demethylmenaquinone methyltransferase/2-methoxy-6-polyprenyl-1,4-benzoquinol methylase UbiE — protein MTAAPKKPRVGDRQDKGSDVQAMFADIAPRYDLLNRVLSLGVDRGWRREAAREALAFAPARVLDVATGTADFALELKTRAPQAEVVGSDFVPQMLEIGRTKVAARHLDILLEEGDALNLPYPDGSFDSVTCAFGFRNFADYALGLSEFWRVLAPGGRVVILEFPPPRAGLFGSLFRFYFQHVLPRIGGLISGNAGAYTYLPESVLAFPPPERLADLMRATGFRTRHRLLTFGIAALHVGDKL, from the coding sequence ATGACCGCCGCACCGAAAAAGCCCCGCGTGGGCGACAGGCAGGACAAGGGCAGCGACGTGCAGGCCATGTTCGCCGACATCGCCCCACGCTACGACCTGCTGAACCGTGTCCTGAGTCTGGGCGTGGACCGAGGGTGGCGGCGCGAGGCGGCGCGGGAGGCTTTGGCCTTCGCCCCGGCGCGGGTGCTGGACGTGGCAACGGGCACCGCCGACTTCGCGCTGGAACTCAAGACCCGTGCGCCGCAGGCCGAGGTGGTGGGCAGCGATTTCGTGCCGCAGATGCTGGAGATCGGGCGGACCAAGGTGGCGGCGCGGCATCTGGACATCCTGCTGGAGGAGGGCGACGCCCTGAATCTGCCCTACCCGGACGGCAGTTTCGACAGCGTCACCTGCGCCTTTGGCTTCCGCAACTTCGCCGATTACGCGCTGGGTCTGTCCGAGTTCTGGCGGGTGCTGGCCCCGGGCGGGCGGGTGGTGATTCTGGAGTTCCCGCCGCCGCGCGCCGGGCTGTTCGGTTCCCTGTTCCGCTTTTACTTTCAGCATGTGCTACCGCGCATCGGTGGGCTGATCAGCGGCAACGCGGGCGCCTACACCTACCTGCCCGAGAGCGTGCTGGCCTTTCCGCCGCCCGAACGGCTGGCCGACCTGATGCGCGCCACTGGCTTTCGCACGCGCCACCGCCTGCTCACTTTCGGCATCGCGGCGCTGCATGTCGGGGACAAGCTGTAG
- a CDS encoding SWIM zinc finger family protein, whose product MSRDVDGLLAYASTKVMDRARQLQGAVGTRTQGGDTLRARVQGSERAPYRVAVDLGRGMWTCSCPDEHNAMCKHVCATLLVYRTAPATFMPAAPARRLPNIQGWADADVERLLERVLQYHPAVARDWARVVNEDDAADEEEGW is encoded by the coding sequence ATGAGCCGGGACGTGGACGGGCTGCTGGCGTATGCCAGCACAAAGGTCATGGACCGGGCGCGGCAGCTTCAGGGCGCGGTCGGAACGCGCACCCAGGGGGGCGACACATTGCGTGCCCGCGTGCAGGGCAGCGAACGCGCCCCGTACCGGGTGGCGGTGGACCTGGGCCGGGGCATGTGGACCTGCAGCTGTCCCGACGAACACAACGCTATGTGCAAGCACGTCTGCGCCACCCTGCTGGTCTACCGCACGGCACCCGCAACCTTCATGCCGGCTGCCCCCGCCCGCCGCCTGCCCAACATTCAGGGCTGGGCCGACGCAGATGTGGAACGCCTGCTGGAACGGGTGCTGCAATACCACCCCGCCGTGGCGCGCGACTGGGCGCGCGTGGTGAACGAGGACGACGCTGCGGACGAGGAGGAAGGCTGGTAG
- a CDS encoding UDP-N-acetylmuramoyl-L-alanyl-D-glutamate--2,6-diaminopimelate ligase — protein MRLQALAAALSLPHASLPDLPVRGVTHNADWAGPGDVFVAIRGARFDGHSFLDRVQQAGAVAVLGEGLPDGVASPLPYLRVPDARAALADAAAALSGHPSRELWVVGVTGTDGKTTTAWLTRHLLRAAGLQTGLLSTVGYELPDGELRHFPAHFTTPEAPQVQATLRELVTAGADAAVLEASSHALALDRVRGVAWAVAVWTHLSREHLDFHGTVENYFAEKRKLIERARCAVLNADDPWTARLTGLAPQETTYSAEGAAADWKAQAIEEKAQGLTFRVASPLGEFQAGLPMIGRFNVANALAAMAAAAQLGVTAEQLIAGLASFRGVPGRMELVPGRETAPRVIVDFTHTPPSLEKALATLRTTTPGQLWVLLGSAGGPRDPGKRAPLGEVATRLADHAVFTEEDCRDTPLADILREMERGAQEAGRGNFTTIADRAEAIAWTIRRAQPGDTVLLAGKGPEDTLERAHETISWDEVARAQAALATWTPAGR, from the coding sequence ATGCGTCTGCAAGCCCTGGCCGCCGCCCTGAGTCTTCCCCACGCCTCCCTGCCTGACCTGCCGGTGCGCGGCGTCACCCACAACGCCGACTGGGCCGGACCGGGCGACGTGTTCGTAGCAATTCGTGGAGCGCGTTTCGACGGCCACAGCTTTCTGGACCGGGTGCAGCAGGCGGGCGCGGTGGCGGTGCTGGGCGAGGGGTTGCCCGACGGCGTGGCCTCGCCGCTGCCGTACCTGCGCGTGCCGGACGCGCGGGCGGCGCTGGCCGACGCGGCGGCGGCGCTCTCGGGGCACCCCAGCCGGGAGCTGTGGGTGGTGGGCGTCACCGGCACCGACGGCAAGACCACCACCGCGTGGCTAACCCGCCATCTGCTGCGGGCGGCGGGCCTGCAGACCGGGCTGCTCAGCACCGTGGGCTACGAACTGCCGGACGGGGAATTGCGGCACTTCCCGGCCCATTTCACCACGCCCGAGGCCCCGCAGGTCCAGGCCACCCTGCGTGAGCTGGTCACGGCGGGGGCAGACGCGGCAGTGCTGGAGGCCAGCAGTCACGCCCTGGCCCTCGACCGGGTGCGCGGCGTGGCCTGGGCGGTGGCGGTCTGGACCCACCTGAGCCGCGAACACCTGGATTTCCACGGCACCGTGGAGAATTACTTCGCCGAGAAACGCAAACTGATCGAGCGTGCCCGCTGCGCCGTCCTGAACGCCGACGACCCGTGGACGGCGCGGCTGACCGGCCTTGCGCCCCAGGAAACAACCTACAGCGCGGAGGGCGCAGCGGCCGACTGGAAGGCGCAGGCTATAGAAGAGAAGGCGCAGGGGTTGACGTTCCGGGTGGCCTCGCCGCTGGGCGAATTCCAGGCCGGTCTCCCCATGATCGGGCGCTTCAACGTGGCGAACGCGCTGGCGGCCATGGCGGCGGCGGCGCAGCTGGGGGTGACGGCAGAGCAGCTGATCGCGGGGCTGGCGTCCTTCCGGGGGGTGCCGGGGCGAATGGAACTGGTTCCTGGCCGGGAAACGGCCCCCCGCGTGATCGTGGACTTCACGCACACGCCGCCCAGTCTGGAAAAGGCGCTGGCCACCCTGCGGACCACCACGCCGGGCCAGCTGTGGGTGCTGCTCGGCTCGGCCGGCGGGCCACGCGATCCGGGCAAACGCGCGCCGCTGGGCGAGGTCGCCACCCGGCTGGCCGATCACGCCGTCTTCACCGAGGAGGACTGCCGCGACACCCCCCTGGCCGACATCCTGCGTGAGATGGAACGCGGCGCACAGGAGGCGGGGCGCGGGAATTTCACCACCATTGCGGACCGGGCCGAGGCGATTGCCTGGACCATCCGGCGGGCGCAGCCGGGCGACACCGTGCTGCTGGCCGGCAAGGGGCCGGAAGACACCCTGGAACGCGCCCACGAAACCATCTCCTGGGATGAGGTGGCCAGGGCGCAGGCGGCGCTGGCCACCTGGACGCCCGCCGGACGATGA
- a CDS encoding nucleobase:cation symporter-2 family protein, with product MTTTPTRNAIHPVDEVLPVQNMIAFGLQHVLSMYAGIVAVPLILATALGLEGDALVRIIGASFFMCGVATLIQTIGFAGFGAKLPIVQGTTFAAVATMIAIGKAYGLPGIYGAVIAGGVLTVLLAPYFSKLLRFFPPVVAGTVILMIGVSLMPVAIRWAGGGNPAAETFGAPASLGLALLTMVIVLLLTRFGTGFLSRVAVLLGLVIGTIVAALFGLANFSGVASAAWFGFSMPFHFGTPTFNFVPVLSMLLVMLVVMVETTADILAIGEITEKEVDAGVVARGLRADGLSTALGGIFNAFPFTAFAQNVGLVRFTGVKSRFVVAAAGVILMLLGFLPKLSALVSSIPLPVLGGAGLVLFGTVAAAGVQTLSKVNMNDTRNLIIVAVSVALGVIPSTVPTLYHQLPEQARLFLDSGITSAAVAAIALNILFNIVGNNRPHPSSLAASSSSAPEASDFHA from the coding sequence ATGACGACAACCCCAACCCGCAACGCCATTCATCCGGTCGACGAGGTTCTGCCTGTCCAGAACATGATTGCTTTCGGGCTGCAGCACGTTCTGAGCATGTACGCGGGCATCGTGGCCGTGCCGTTGATCCTGGCGACGGCGCTGGGCCTGGAAGGCGACGCGCTGGTCCGCATCATCGGCGCGAGCTTTTTCATGTGCGGCGTGGCCACGCTGATCCAGACCATCGGTTTCGCGGGCTTCGGGGCCAAGCTGCCCATCGTCCAGGGCACCACCTTTGCGGCCGTGGCGACCATGATCGCCATCGGCAAGGCCTACGGGCTGCCGGGGATTTACGGGGCGGTGATCGCAGGGGGCGTGCTGACCGTGCTGCTCGCGCCGTACTTTTCCAAGCTGCTGCGTTTCTTCCCGCCCGTGGTGGCCGGCACCGTGATTCTGATGATTGGCGTCTCGCTGATGCCCGTGGCGATCCGCTGGGCCGGCGGCGGCAATCCGGCGGCAGAAACCTTTGGCGCTCCGGCCAGCCTGGGCCTGGCGCTGCTGACCATGGTGATCGTCCTGCTGCTGACCCGCTTCGGCACGGGTTTCCTGAGCCGGGTGGCGGTGCTGCTGGGCCTGGTCATCGGCACCATTGTGGCCGCGCTGTTCGGTCTGGCAAACTTCTCCGGCGTGGCCAGCGCCGCGTGGTTCGGGTTCAGCATGCCCTTCCACTTCGGGACCCCCACCTTCAACTTCGTTCCGGTGCTGTCCATGCTGCTGGTGATGCTGGTGGTGATGGTGGAAACCACCGCCGATATCCTGGCAATCGGCGAGATCACTGAAAAGGAAGTGGACGCGGGTGTTGTTGCCAGGGGCCTGCGTGCCGACGGCCTGTCCACCGCGCTGGGCGGCATCTTTAACGCCTTTCCCTTCACCGCCTTTGCCCAGAACGTCGGTCTGGTGCGCTTCACCGGTGTCAAGAGCCGTTTCGTGGTGGCCGCCGCGGGCGTGATCCTGATGCTGCTGGGCTTTCTGCCCAAGCTGAGCGCGCTGGTGTCGTCTATTCCGCTGCCGGTTCTGGGCGGTGCGGGGCTGGTGCTGTTCGGCACGGTGGCCGCCGCCGGGGTGCAGACCCTGTCCAAGGTCAACATGAACGACACCCGGAACCTGATCATCGTGGCCGTCAGCGTGGCGCTGGGCGTCATTCCTTCCACGGTGCCCACCCTGTACCACCAGCTGCCCGAACAGGCCCGGCTCTTCCTGGACAGCGGCATCACCTCCGCCGCCGTCGCCGCCATCGCCCTGAACATCCTGTTCAACATCGTGGGCAACAACCGGCCCCACCCCTCCTCGTTGGCCGCTTCCTCCAGCAGTGCGCCGGAAGCCAGTGATTTCCACGCCTGA
- a CDS encoding TetR/AcrR family transcriptional regulator — protein MPSALPPPAARRLSAENRREQLLEAASALFIEKGFEAVGMNDIARELQTSRPTVYTYFTSTDDMLRALLTERLPAMWERLRPMLPASGEFSADTFSNLFLALLHERELLLLLHSGGGPLFREQRAHFLQQLGEWTEPYHRAGVRHPHVLHLITLLLEAAAVEAVRGDHAEAARQAQVLGQFVAAGVAALTS, from the coding sequence ATGCCCTCCGCTCTCCCGCCGCCCGCTGCCCGCCGCCTGAGCGCGGAGAACCGCCGTGAGCAACTCCTGGAGGCCGCCTCAGCGCTGTTTATCGAGAAGGGGTTCGAGGCGGTGGGCATGAACGACATTGCCCGCGAGCTTCAGACCTCGCGGCCCACCGTCTACACCTACTTCACGTCCACCGACGACATGCTGCGCGCCCTGCTGACCGAACGTCTGCCGGCCATGTGGGAGCGGCTGCGGCCCATGCTGCCCGCCTCTGGCGAGTTCAGCGCCGACACCTTCAGCAACCTGTTCCTGGCCCTGCTGCACGAACGCGAGCTGCTGCTGCTGCTGCACAGCGGCGGCGGCCCCCTCTTCCGCGAGCAGCGCGCCCACTTCCTGCAGCAGCTCGGCGAATGGACCGAGCCGTACCACCGGGCCGGGGTGCGGCACCCCCACGTCCTGCACCTGATCACGCTGCTGCTGGAGGCGGCGGCCGTGGAGGCGGTGCGCGGGGACCACGCCGAGGCGGCCCGGCAGGCGCAAGTGCTGGGGCAGTTCGTGGCGGCGGGGGTGGCGGCCCTGACCTCCTAG
- a CDS encoding YhgE/Pip domain-containing protein yields MSPTPSLLQDLKRLTPAERSLWRHPMMWLSAAAIAVVPVLYAGIYLGSAIDPYGNLNNLPVALVNLDRGTHSRGQAVKLGAEVVKDLRDEPKFNYLSFPSEAAAREAVRRGDAYFSLTLPTDFSAKAVEGNSSSHGLLKFYVSEGGSYFASRVASTFATTLGDELNRTLGENRWEVVGDSLKDVQQGFADLREATGKLRDGAATLQEGTGVLKGGAADLASGARTAASGGAQLTDGAEALATGVGQLTDGSARLSTGLRQLEAAAPGEAQLAPLQGGAAQLQGGAARLLEGLGQLSDGASALSDGARSANGGAELLAGGSRELATKLPDLQSGLEMLSEGAVQLSAGARTANAGAARMAAGNGQLAGGLKELSGGVQQASDGADNLNQGAAELATGTKTLNESVKDQALLPGELKGGIAKLNSGATQVHVGSNSLSNALPRLADGASQAAVGAGQLFTGANDLAAGTAKVQTGAANLAMGLKDASSASATAVKGAQQLSAGATQLTAGTAQLQGGAATLAQKAGEAARGAAELSAGATSLQNGVNTLVDGTLRIRDALGQITTQLPAPGDLDALKDGASTLAEKSGELSGGLGTLSSGAARLQTGVTDLDAGATRLRDGLDTLYRKIPADTEELGGDPAGLSASVLPVTEKFAPVRNNGAGFAPYFMALSLWVGVTLTTFIFPYSQLPRSGRGTSQLARMLRKAAIPAVLVCVQAVLVVWGVHALGVEFLHPAQVIATALASSLTFLALVLALVFLFGAAGRLIALVLLILQLAASGGSYPVELSPPFFGAIHDFVPVTQSVNAFRHALSGAFQGSYVTFMLILLGIAVLSVGAGLLGRRRWELVADEDFKPLITSPLVSEEVHHEKEALARE; encoded by the coding sequence ATGTCCCCCACCCCCAGCCTGTTGCAAGACCTCAAACGCCTGACCCCAGCCGAGCGCAGCCTGTGGCGGCACCCGATGATGTGGCTGTCTGCCGCTGCCATTGCCGTGGTACCGGTGCTGTACGCGGGGATCTACCTGGGCAGCGCGATTGATCCCTACGGCAACCTGAACAACCTGCCGGTGGCGCTGGTCAATCTGGACCGCGGCACACATAGTCGGGGCCAGGCCGTAAAGCTGGGCGCAGAGGTGGTCAAGGACCTGCGTGACGAACCCAAATTCAATTACCTGAGCTTCCCCAGCGAGGCCGCCGCCAGGGAAGCGGTGCGGCGCGGCGACGCGTACTTCTCGCTGACCCTGCCGACCGATTTCAGTGCCAAGGCCGTGGAGGGGAACAGTTCCAGCCACGGCCTGCTGAAGTTCTACGTCTCGGAGGGCGGCAGCTACTTTGCCAGCCGCGTGGCCTCCACCTTTGCCACCACACTGGGTGACGAGCTGAACCGCACGCTGGGTGAGAACCGCTGGGAGGTGGTGGGCGACTCGCTGAAAGACGTGCAGCAGGGCTTTGCCGATCTCCGTGAGGCCACCGGCAAATTGCGGGACGGTGCGGCCACGCTGCAGGAGGGCACGGGGGTTCTGAAAGGTGGAGCGGCGGATCTGGCGAGCGGCGCGAGGACGGCGGCCAGCGGCGGCGCACAGCTGACGGACGGCGCGGAGGCGCTGGCCACAGGCGTCGGCCAGCTCACCGACGGCAGCGCCAGGCTGTCCACCGGGCTGCGGCAGCTGGAGGCAGCGGCCCCCGGTGAGGCGCAGCTTGCACCTTTGCAAGGTGGCGCGGCCCAGCTTCAGGGTGGGGCGGCCCGCCTGTTGGAGGGCCTGGGCCAACTCTCGGACGGGGCCTCTGCGCTGTCTGACGGGGCAAGGAGTGCCAACGGTGGCGCGGAGCTACTGGCGGGCGGCAGCCGGGAGCTGGCCACCAAACTGCCAGACCTGCAAAGTGGACTGGAGATGCTTTCAGAGGGCGCGGTGCAGCTCTCGGCGGGGGCCAGGACCGCAAATGCCGGGGCCGCAAGGATGGCGGCGGGGAATGGACAACTCGCGGGCGGACTCAAGGAGCTGTCGGGCGGAGTGCAGCAGGCCAGCGACGGGGCCGACAACCTGAATCAGGGGGCCGCCGAACTCGCCACCGGCACCAAGACCCTGAACGAATCGGTGAAGGATCAGGCGCTGTTGCCCGGCGAACTCAAGGGCGGGATAGCGAAGCTCAACAGCGGCGCCACGCAGGTGCACGTGGGCAGCAACAGCCTGAGCAACGCGCTGCCCAGACTGGCCGACGGGGCCAGCCAGGCCGCTGTCGGCGCCGGACAGCTCTTCACCGGGGCAAATGATCTGGCGGCGGGAACGGCAAAGGTGCAAACCGGGGCGGCCAACCTTGCCATGGGCCTGAAAGACGCTTCCAGCGCCTCCGCAACCGCGGTGAAGGGCGCGCAACAGCTCAGCGCCGGGGCCACGCAACTGACGGCAGGGACGGCGCAATTGCAAGGTGGCGCGGCGACGCTGGCGCAGAAAGCCGGCGAGGCCGCCCGGGGCGCAGCTGAGCTGAGCGCGGGGGCCACCTCCCTTCAAAACGGCGTGAACACCCTGGTCGACGGCACCCTCAGGATCAGGGACGCGTTGGGGCAGATCACCACACAGTTGCCCGCGCCGGGTGATCTGGATGCCCTGAAAGACGGCGCGTCCACCCTGGCTGAAAAATCCGGGGAACTGAGCGGAGGTCTCGGGACGCTGAGCAGCGGAGCCGCCAGGCTTCAGACGGGTGTGACGGATCTGGACGCTGGGGCCACCAGATTGCGCGACGGCCTGGACACCCTTTACCGCAAGATTCCCGCCGACACTGAGGAGCTGGGCGGCGATCCGGCAGGCCTCAGCGCCAGCGTGCTGCCCGTGACCGAGAAGTTCGCCCCGGTCAGGAACAACGGGGCCGGGTTCGCGCCGTATTTCATGGCCCTGAGCCTGTGGGTGGGCGTCACGCTGACCACCTTCATCTTTCCGTACAGCCAACTGCCCCGCAGCGGGCGCGGCACCTCACAGCTGGCCCGGATGCTGCGCAAGGCGGCCATTCCGGCCGTGCTGGTCTGCGTGCAGGCGGTGCTGGTGGTCTGGGGCGTGCACGCGCTGGGGGTGGAGTTCCTGCACCCGGCCCAGGTGATCGCCACGGCGCTGGCCTCCAGCCTCACCTTTCTGGCGCTGGTGCTGGCCCTGGTCTTCCTGTTCGGCGCGGCGGGGCGCCTGATCGCGCTGGTGCTGCTGATTCTCCAGCTCGCGGCGTCGGGCGGCAGCTACCCGGTGGAACTCTCGCCGCCCTTTTTCGGGGCCATTCACGACTTCGTGCCCGTCACCCAGAGCGTCAATGCCTTCCGCCACGCCCTGAGCGGCGCGTTCCAGGGCAGCTACGTCACCTTCATGCTGATTCTGCTGGGCATTGCGGTTCTGAGCGTGGGTGCGGGCCTGCTGGGCCGCCGCCGCTGGGAACTGGTGGCCGACGAGGACTTCAAACCCCTGATCACCTCGCCGCTGGTATCGGAGGAAGTACATCACGAGAAGGAAGCCCTGGCGCGGGAGTAA
- a CDS encoding NAD-dependent malic enzyme, whose translation MSQTTQPLTDHYDVKRDSDGHRYLHPLVTGFNLTRIPLLNKGTAFTEDERQKLNLDGLLAPQIDTLDVLAERLYADYVKIEDTLERHVFLRGLQDRNEVLFYALLAAHVEEMLPIVYTPTVGLAVQKFSQIYRYARGLTLSTGNIERAGQALANVPLNDVRIIVATDSSAILGIGDQGFGGMAISIGKLSLYTVAGGVGPDKTLPVELDVGTGRADLREDPSYLGVKHERLTGEAYLRFVDRFVEATLERFPKAIIQWEDFSKDTAFMVLERYRRVVPSFNDDIQGTGAVVLAGVLNACRLKGETLAEQRVVISGAGAGGAGVAAAIREGMRREGLTPEQIAERVFVLDSRGLLTDDRPMEDYKKSLATPQSFTQGWAGTGLLDVIRETRATVLLGLSGVPNTFDEEVVKAAVANTPRPLIFPLSNPTANCEALPEDVLRWSNGAALVATGSPFDPVELNGQTYPIGQGNNAFIFPGLGFGAILARVREITDEMVTESAYALAAYTQRLHPGRTFPPVAELGDASLEVAVAVIKQALRDGVATEFSIRGLNDDELLELVRTKFWQPKYLPFKVE comes from the coding sequence ATGTCCCAGACCACCCAGCCCCTGACCGATCACTATGACGTCAAGCGCGACTCGGACGGCCACCGCTACCTGCACCCGCTGGTCACCGGCTTTAACCTGACCCGCATTCCGCTGCTGAACAAGGGCACGGCCTTCACGGAGGACGAGCGCCAGAAGTTGAACCTCGACGGTCTGCTGGCCCCGCAGATCGACACGCTGGACGTGCTGGCCGAGCGCCTGTACGCCGACTACGTCAAGATTGAGGACACGCTGGAACGCCACGTCTTTCTGCGTGGCCTGCAAGACCGCAACGAGGTGCTGTTCTACGCCCTGCTGGCCGCGCACGTCGAGGAAATGCTGCCCATCGTCTACACGCCCACCGTGGGCCTAGCGGTGCAGAAGTTCAGCCAGATCTACCGCTACGCGCGCGGACTGACCCTCAGCACCGGCAACATCGAGCGCGCCGGGCAGGCACTGGCGAACGTGCCGCTCAACGACGTGCGGATCATCGTCGCCACCGACAGCAGCGCGATCCTGGGCATCGGGGATCAGGGCTTTGGCGGCATGGCCATTTCTATCGGCAAGCTCTCGCTGTACACCGTGGCAGGCGGCGTCGGCCCCGACAAGACGCTGCCGGTGGAGCTGGACGTGGGCACGGGCCGCGCCGACCTGCGTGAGGACCCCTCCTACCTGGGCGTCAAGCATGAGCGCCTGACCGGCGAGGCGTACCTGCGCTTCGTGGACCGCTTCGTGGAAGCCACGCTGGAGCGCTTTCCCAAGGCGATCATCCAGTGGGAGGACTTCTCGAAGGACACCGCGTTCATGGTGCTGGAGCGCTACCGCCGGGTGGTGCCCAGCTTCAACGACGACATCCAGGGCACTGGCGCGGTGGTGCTGGCGGGCGTGCTGAACGCCTGCCGGCTCAAGGGTGAGACGCTGGCCGAGCAGCGCGTCGTGATCAGCGGCGCGGGCGCAGGCGGGGCCGGGGTCGCCGCCGCCATCCGCGAGGGCATGCGCCGCGAGGGGCTGACGCCCGAGCAGATCGCGGAGCGCGTCTTTGTGCTGGACTCGCGCGGCCTGCTGACCGACGACCGCCCCATGGAGGACTACAAGAAGTCCCTGGCGACGCCCCAGTCCTTCACCCAGGGCTGGGCCGGCACCGGCCTGCTGGACGTGATCCGCGAGACCCGGGCCACCGTCCTGCTGGGCCTGTCCGGCGTGCCCAACACCTTCGACGAGGAGGTCGTGAAGGCGGCGGTGGCAAACACGCCGCGCCCGCTGATCTTCCCGCTGTCCAACCCCACCGCCAACTGCGAGGCGCTGCCTGAAGACGTGCTGCGCTGGAGCAATGGCGCGGCCCTGGTCGCCACCGGCAGCCCCTTTGATCCGGTAGAGTTGAACGGCCAGACCTACCCCATCGGACAGGGCAACAACGCCTTTATCTTCCCCGGCCTGGGCTTCGGCGCGATCCTGGCCCGCGTGCGCGAGATCACCGACGAGATGGTCACCGAATCCGCCTACGCGCTGGCCGCCTACACCCAGCGCCTGCACCCGGGCCGCACCTTCCCGCCGGTGGCCGAACTGGGCGACGCCAGCCTGGAAGTCGCGGTGGCCGTGATCAAGCAGGCGCTGAGGGACGGCGTCGCCACCGAATTCAGCATCCGTGGCCTGAACGACGATGAGTTGCTGGAGCTGGTCAGGACCAAGTTCTGGCAGCCCAAATACCTGCCGTTCAAGGTGGAATAG